A window of the Planococcus citri chromosome 4, ihPlaCitr1.1, whole genome shotgun sequence genome harbors these coding sequences:
- the LOC135845121 gene encoding kelch-like protein 12, with the protein MDEYRKKNLFCDVILDVNGAQFPCHRLVLTSSSTYFQAMFNGNFKESSSKTIPIQDIDAEVMEILLSAIYTMRIRLLPSNVYFVLKASHVLQCDRIFNACVDCIIKNVDRMLYLPETCAFAKTIGAEKLYDACIGRLAGVPRVWGKTDGFLDLSYDIVKHLLSKVRISSINHFDDDIIAVIIKWCKHNNVSAKDMRMLLQVPTFDNVSPLTLAVAELIDAARNEDSSHSVGHGIQFNDSDLSLNLYLDCIDQRWRDSDFFKES; encoded by the coding sequence ATGGACGAATACAGAAAAAAGAATCTCTTTTGCGATGTAATTCTCGATGTCAACGGTGCTCAATTTCCTTGTCATCGTCTCGTTTTGACATCCTCCTCTACTTATTTTCAAGCTATGttcaatggaaatttcaaagaaagCAGCTCGAAAACCATCCCCATTCAGGACATCGATGCCGAAGTAATGGAAATCTTGCTGTCCGCTATTTATACCATGCGAATTCGTTTGCTTCCGAGTAATGTGTATTTCGTATTGAAAGCGAGCCATGTGCTCCAATGCGATAGGATTTTCAACGCATGTGTGGACTGTATTATCAAGAACGTAGACCGTATGCTTTATTTACCTGAAACATGTGCATTTGCAAAAACCATAGGAGCTGAAAAATTATATGATGCGTGTATAGGGAGGTTAGCTGGGGTCCCGAGAGTTTGGGGAAAAACTGACGGTTTCTTGGATCTGTCGTACGATATAGTAAAACATTTACTGTCAAAAGTAAGAATATCGTCTATTAATCATTTCGATGATGATATTATCGCAGTAATTATCAAATGGTGTAAACATAATAACGTTAGTGCGAAGGATATGAGGATGCTCTTGCAAGTTCCTACATTTGACAATGTTTCCCCCTTGACATTAGCAGTTGCTGAACTGATAGATGCTGCAAGAAATGAAGATAGCAGTCACAGTGTGGGACATGGAATTCAATTCAATGATAGTGATTTGAGCTTAAATCTTTACTTAGATTGTATTGATCAGAGATGGcgcgattccgatttttttaaggagtcgtga